In the Girardinichthys multiradiatus isolate DD_20200921_A chromosome 4, DD_fGirMul_XY1, whole genome shotgun sequence genome, one interval contains:
- the zdhhc13 gene encoding putative palmitoyltransferase ZDHHC13 isoform X1 — protein MYVPNAGAFDSILHTEMDWNEGGNGHGHMHDGCQHSHSGPSHSHGPRAAAFGGMTNMYSPAYGQMGKGADPVMDISQQPKKRSQMDDSSSWDIVKATQFGILERCKELVEAGYDVRQPDKENVTLLHWAAINNRSELVKYYMSKGAIVDQLGGDLNSTPLHWAIRQGHLPMVIQLMRYGADPSITDGEGYRSLHLAILFQHMAIAAYLMAKGEEVDVPDCNGQTPLMLAAQKIIGPEPTNFLIKNNASVSAVDKVNRNTPLHCAVLAGNVDAAHILLEAGASVDAENIKGDTPIDLAHQVHSPLLIHMLNVIKQERIRSNSRCLRVAVRYKVLMQFLFSTGIFGCVGAILDMNSESWLLKSILLACVMGVSNLASRNFTNPDFQASLMPSALMASVFWMLITWCFWFLPDLPSATVQVLFTLNATALLYYFLRTCRTDPGVIKATEEQRKMNVVVLAEAGCLDPRIFCTSCMIRKPVRAVHCFSCDACVAKQDHHSAWTNTCIGARNHHYFVLLLLSLSLMGSWMLYGCFTYWTSHCSLHYEDQGLWGVLSAAVSCSPWVLTIFVLSFYHTCWSTLFLIGQLYQITFLGLTTAERTNLLLQRRRMRQSVSLRQNPFNMGVVQNLVSFFQLRCCGLFKPAIVDWTAQFQPQRDQYLFEQTNMV, from the exons GGGAAAAGGTGCAGATCCGGTCATGGATATCAGTCAGCAGCCGAAGAAACGATCGCAGATGGATGACAGCAGCAGCTGGGACATTGTGAAGGCAACACA ATTTGGGATCCTTGAGCGCTGTAAGGAGCTGGTGGAAGCAGGATATGACGTCAGGCAGCCAGACAAAGAGAACGTCACTCTGCTGCACTGGGCGGCAATCAACAACCGTTCAGAGCTGGTCAA GTACTATATGTCCAAAGGGGCTATTGTTGACCAGCTGGGAGGAGACCTCAACTCTACTCCACTCCACTGGGCCATTAG ACAGGGCCACCTCCCCATGGTGATCCAGTTGATGAGATATGGAGCAGACCCCTCCATCACAGACGGAGAGGGTTACCGCTCACTCCACCTCGCCATCCTCTTCCAGCACATGGCCATAGCAGCTTATCTTATGGCTAAGGGAGAG GAAGTGGATGTGCCTGACTGCAACGGTCAGACACCCCTCATGTTAGCAGCCCAGAAGATTATTGG ACCTGAGCCCACAAACTTTCTTATCAAAAACAACGCCTCGGTTAGCGCTGTGGACAAAGTTAACAGGAACACGCCGTTGCATTGCGCAGTGCTTGCAGGGAACGTTGATGCCGCCCACATCCTGTTGGAGGCGGGAGCAAGCGTGGACGCTGAAAACATCAAG GGTGACACACCCATCGACCTGGCCCACCAGGTGCACAGCCCGCTGCTCATCCACATGCTCAATGTCATCAAACAGGAGAGAATTCGCTCTAATTCCCGTTGCCTACGCGTTGCTGTCCGATACAAG GTTTTGATGCAGTTCTTATTTAGTACTGGCATATTTGGATGTGTTGGTGCAATACTGGATATGAACTCGGAGTCCTGGTTGCTTAAAAGTATCCTGTTGGCCTGTGTGATGGGAGTGAGCAACCTAGCCTCAAG GAATTTCACAAACCCAGACTTTCAGGCTTCTCTGATGCCTTCGGCGTTGATGGCTTCAGTGTTCTGGATGCTCATCACCTGGTGTTTCTGGTTCCTCCCAG ATCTACCTAGCGCAACAGTTCAGGTGCTGTTCACTCTGAACGCCACCGCTCTTCTCTATTACTTCCTCCGGACCTGCAGGACGGACCCCGGCGTCATCAAAGCCACAGAAGAGCAGAGGAAAATG AACGTGGTGGTGCTAGCTGAGGCTGGCTGTTTGGACCCCAGAATATTTTGCACTTCTTGTATG ATAAGAAAACCAGTGAGAGCAGTTCACTGCTTCAGCTGTGATGCATGCGTGGCGAAGCAGGACCACCACTCTGCATGGACCAACACCTGTATAG GTGCGAGGAATCATCACTATTTCGTCCTTTTGCTCCTTTCCCTCTCGCTGATGGGGAGCTGGATGCTCTACGGTTGTTTTACAT ACTGGACCAGCCACTGTTCGTTGCACTATGAGGATCAGGGCCTGTGGGGCGTCCTGTCTGCAGCGGTCAGCTGCTCTCCCTGGGTGTTGACCATCTTTGTGCTGTCCTTCTACCATACCTGCTGGTCCACTTTGTTCCTGATTGGGCAGCTTTACCAG ATTACATTCCTGGGATTAACCACTGCAGAGAGAACTAATCTGTTGCTCCAGCGAAGAAGAATGAGACAATCTGTGTCCCTGAGACAGAACCCGTTCAA CATGGGCGTGGTCCAGAACCTGGTGTCGTTCTTCCAGCTGCGCTGCTGCGGCCTCTTTAAGCCAGCCATCGTCGACTGGACGGCCCAGTTCCAGCCCCAACGCGACCAGTACCTGTTTGAACAAACAAACATGGTCTGA
- the zdhhc13 gene encoding putative palmitoyltransferase ZDHHC13 isoform X2, whose product MHDGCQHSHSGPSHSHGPRAAAFGGMTNMYSPAYGQMGKGADPVMDISQQPKKRSQMDDSSSWDIVKATQFGILERCKELVEAGYDVRQPDKENVTLLHWAAINNRSELVKYYMSKGAIVDQLGGDLNSTPLHWAIRQGHLPMVIQLMRYGADPSITDGEGYRSLHLAILFQHMAIAAYLMAKGEEVDVPDCNGQTPLMLAAQKIIGPEPTNFLIKNNASVSAVDKVNRNTPLHCAVLAGNVDAAHILLEAGASVDAENIKGDTPIDLAHQVHSPLLIHMLNVIKQERIRSNSRCLRVAVRYKVLMQFLFSTGIFGCVGAILDMNSESWLLKSILLACVMGVSNLASRNFTNPDFQASLMPSALMASVFWMLITWCFWFLPDLPSATVQVLFTLNATALLYYFLRTCRTDPGVIKATEEQRKMNVVVLAEAGCLDPRIFCTSCMIRKPVRAVHCFSCDACVAKQDHHSAWTNTCIGARNHHYFVLLLLSLSLMGSWMLYGCFTYWTSHCSLHYEDQGLWGVLSAAVSCSPWVLTIFVLSFYHTCWSTLFLIGQLYQITFLGLTTAERTNLLLQRRRMRQSVSLRQNPFNMGVVQNLVSFFQLRCCGLFKPAIVDWTAQFQPQRDQYLFEQTNMV is encoded by the exons GGGAAAAGGTGCAGATCCGGTCATGGATATCAGTCAGCAGCCGAAGAAACGATCGCAGATGGATGACAGCAGCAGCTGGGACATTGTGAAGGCAACACA ATTTGGGATCCTTGAGCGCTGTAAGGAGCTGGTGGAAGCAGGATATGACGTCAGGCAGCCAGACAAAGAGAACGTCACTCTGCTGCACTGGGCGGCAATCAACAACCGTTCAGAGCTGGTCAA GTACTATATGTCCAAAGGGGCTATTGTTGACCAGCTGGGAGGAGACCTCAACTCTACTCCACTCCACTGGGCCATTAG ACAGGGCCACCTCCCCATGGTGATCCAGTTGATGAGATATGGAGCAGACCCCTCCATCACAGACGGAGAGGGTTACCGCTCACTCCACCTCGCCATCCTCTTCCAGCACATGGCCATAGCAGCTTATCTTATGGCTAAGGGAGAG GAAGTGGATGTGCCTGACTGCAACGGTCAGACACCCCTCATGTTAGCAGCCCAGAAGATTATTGG ACCTGAGCCCACAAACTTTCTTATCAAAAACAACGCCTCGGTTAGCGCTGTGGACAAAGTTAACAGGAACACGCCGTTGCATTGCGCAGTGCTTGCAGGGAACGTTGATGCCGCCCACATCCTGTTGGAGGCGGGAGCAAGCGTGGACGCTGAAAACATCAAG GGTGACACACCCATCGACCTGGCCCACCAGGTGCACAGCCCGCTGCTCATCCACATGCTCAATGTCATCAAACAGGAGAGAATTCGCTCTAATTCCCGTTGCCTACGCGTTGCTGTCCGATACAAG GTTTTGATGCAGTTCTTATTTAGTACTGGCATATTTGGATGTGTTGGTGCAATACTGGATATGAACTCGGAGTCCTGGTTGCTTAAAAGTATCCTGTTGGCCTGTGTGATGGGAGTGAGCAACCTAGCCTCAAG GAATTTCACAAACCCAGACTTTCAGGCTTCTCTGATGCCTTCGGCGTTGATGGCTTCAGTGTTCTGGATGCTCATCACCTGGTGTTTCTGGTTCCTCCCAG ATCTACCTAGCGCAACAGTTCAGGTGCTGTTCACTCTGAACGCCACCGCTCTTCTCTATTACTTCCTCCGGACCTGCAGGACGGACCCCGGCGTCATCAAAGCCACAGAAGAGCAGAGGAAAATG AACGTGGTGGTGCTAGCTGAGGCTGGCTGTTTGGACCCCAGAATATTTTGCACTTCTTGTATG ATAAGAAAACCAGTGAGAGCAGTTCACTGCTTCAGCTGTGATGCATGCGTGGCGAAGCAGGACCACCACTCTGCATGGACCAACACCTGTATAG GTGCGAGGAATCATCACTATTTCGTCCTTTTGCTCCTTTCCCTCTCGCTGATGGGGAGCTGGATGCTCTACGGTTGTTTTACAT ACTGGACCAGCCACTGTTCGTTGCACTATGAGGATCAGGGCCTGTGGGGCGTCCTGTCTGCAGCGGTCAGCTGCTCTCCCTGGGTGTTGACCATCTTTGTGCTGTCCTTCTACCATACCTGCTGGTCCACTTTGTTCCTGATTGGGCAGCTTTACCAG ATTACATTCCTGGGATTAACCACTGCAGAGAGAACTAATCTGTTGCTCCAGCGAAGAAGAATGAGACAATCTGTGTCCCTGAGACAGAACCCGTTCAA CATGGGCGTGGTCCAGAACCTGGTGTCGTTCTTCCAGCTGCGCTGCTGCGGCCTCTTTAAGCCAGCCATCGTCGACTGGACGGCCCAGTTCCAGCCCCAACGCGACCAGTACCTGTTTGAACAAACAAACATGGTCTGA
- the csrp3 gene encoding cysteine and glycine-rich protein 3, whose protein sequence is MPNWGGGAKCAACEKMVYHAEEIQCNSRSFHKTCFICMSCGKGLDSTTVAAHESEIYCKSCYGKKYGPKGYGYGQGAGALSSDPSGQDEEPHRQHSKPPQTSSNPNASKFSQKFGGSDRCPRCSKAVYAAEKVMGAGKAWHKTCFRCALCGKSLESTTVTDKDGELYCKVCYAKNFGPKGFGLGNEAMLEERE, encoded by the exons ATGCCAAACTGGGGAGGAGGCGCGAAGTGTGCAGCCTGTGAGAAGATGGTGTACCACGCCGAGGAGATCCAGTGTAACAGCAGGAGTTTCCACAAGACCTGCTTCATCTGCA TGAGCTGCGGAAAAGGGCTTGACAGCACCACAGTTGCAGCACACGAGTCTGAGATTTACTGCAAGTCGTGTTATGGGAAGAAATATGGGCCAAAAGGCTATGGATATGGACAAGGAGCAGGGGCTCTGAGCTCTGATCCTTCAGGCCAGGATGAAGAACCGCACCGGCAACA ttctaaACCACCACAAACCTCTTCAAATCCCAATGCCAGCAAGTTTTCGCAGAAGTTTGGCGGCTCAGACCGCTGCCCCCGTTGCTCCAAAGCGGTGTATGCAGCCGAGAAGGTGATGGGAGCGGGAAAG GCTTGGCATAAAACCTGTTTCCGCTGCGCCCTGTGTGGTAAGAGCCTGGAGTCGACCACAGTGACAGACAAGGATGGAGAGCTGTACTGCAAAG tttgctaTGCCAAAAACTTCGGCCCAAAAGGATTCGGTCTGGGAAACGAAGCCATGTTGGAGGAACGAGAATAA
- the e2f8 gene encoding LOW QUALITY PROTEIN: transcription factor E2F8 (The sequence of the model RefSeq protein was modified relative to this genomic sequence to represent the inferred CDS: inserted 1 base in 1 codon): MGPFTTPKKRAEVGSVDPWTPTSNLKMLISAASPEIRNREKKLGMDTNERDSLDPTQDSENGEELEKIISRKDKSLGLLCHKFLARYPDYPDSALADICLDDVATQLNVERRRIYDIMNVLESLHMVSRSAKNRYAWHGRTKLAETLAILKHVGEKHRYGQQMQQIRQRIRDRALIDFNPEEKENKAAADMEFGEQKELFFVEHPRVEFKAASVNSRKDKSLRVMSQKFVMLFLVSNPRVVSLDVAAKILIGEDHVADQDKSKFKTKVRRLYDIANVLRSLKLIEKFHVTEAGGRKPAFKWVGLVELPPVKDLAKSSAECPSKKKRVLESSVENCAKNLFSSSGAKRSFTRHPSLIKLARNIQDDRRKINSAPSSPAKCVLGDPENMDFSSKMAQLAAICKIKLDQESRPKETPESTTTEGDTATKRLQPTAPGPMEPPKVPLLTPTQESGVHQTPRTPLAGQPAGSVTFIPAQCSRLIPVLIPQQQGNAPYAVYLHSSTLRSNPLSRPQPTSLAVRSMTFEDKTGQSPNARSASKSLSISRESDISPLKLKRQHSDSTSESSPSKTKKSEPNFKDSCPKLSEILQARLKTRCGSRPSPRALHLDPEFINTPGSAAGNQTLEHSLENLLDRDDKSANSDSEADFTPVQAVPLTPGQIHSETLVPAGYLIPISQQSLISYKELQSSGEESNKASSSYNIYQTPTAGSTPAAALEVTPTNLCMNKPSAAASISSPHASQQPHRLNSLSPAILNFTLQNLGLISSPGNTFTSSQTPERSGVLLSPLSLQQRSTVFIKXCSPVPVQQGLPGQPLTLISVQQPLMTTPKGTGLPQHSFFHTPVPLSPLAAVVTTNGQSAAKTVYIPQRKLDVSAEDS; this comes from the exons ATGGGGCCCTTCACAACACCCAAAAAGAGAGCGGAGGTTGGTTCCGTTGATCCCTGGACGCCAACCTCCAACCTTAAGATGCTCATCAGTGCTGCCAGTCCTGAGATCCGGAACAGGGAAAAGAAGCTGGGTATGGACACCAATGAACGGGACAGTTTAGACCCCACACAG GACTCTGAAAATGGTGAAGAGTTGGAGAAAATTATCAGCAGAAAAGACAAGAGTCTGGGCTTGTTGTGTCACAAGTTTCTCGCCAGGTACCCAGATTACCCAGATTCAGCCCTGGCTGACATCTGCCTGGACGATGTCGCTACTCAGCTCA ATGTAGAGCGCCGGCGCATCTATGATATCATGAACGTTCTGGAGAGCCTTCACATGGTGAGCCGCTCAGCAAAGAACCGGTACGCCTGGCACGGGCGGACGAAGCTGGCCGAGACGCTGGCCATTTTGAAGCATGTTGGCGAGAAGCACAGGTATGGCCAGCAGATGCAGCAGATTCGGCAGCGCATCAGAGACAGGGCGTTAATCGACTTTAATCCAGAGGAGAAGGAGAACAAGGCAGCAGCGGATATGGAGTTCGGGGAGCAGAAGGAGCTTTTCTTCGTGGAGCATCCTAGAGTCGAGTTTAAAGCAG CTTCGGTTAACAGCAGGAAAGACAAATCTCTGCGGGTCATGAGCCAGAAGTTCGTCATGCTCTTCCTGGTGTCGAACCCCCGCGTGGTCAGTCTGGACGTGGCTGCAAAGATATTAATAGGAGAAGACCATGTTGCAGATCAGGACAAGAGCAAGTTTAAGA CCAAAGTGAGGCGTTTGTACGACATAGCGAATGTGCTTCGAAGCCTGAAGCTGATCGAGAAATTCCATGTGACAGAAGCAGGAGGAAGAAAGCCAGCCTTTAAATGGGTCGGCCTTGTAGAACTTCCACCAGTTAAAG ATTTGGCCAAATCCTCAGCTGAGTGCCCATCCAAGAAGAAAAGAGTACTTGAATCATCTGTAGAAAACTGTGCCAAAAACCTCTTTTCTTCATCGGGGGCCAAGCGCAGCTTCACCCGACACCCTTCCCTCATAAAGCTCGCCAGAAACATTCAGGACGACCGGCGTAAGATCAACTCTGCCCCCAGCAGTCCTGCTAAGTGCGTCCTCG GCGATCCGGAGAACATGGACTTTTCAAGCAAAATGGCCCAACTTGCTGCtatttgtaaaattaaactTGATCAGGAATCAAG ACCAAAGGAAACTCCAGAGTCCACTACTACAGAGGGAGACACAGCAACTAAGAGGTTACAGCCAACCGCCCCTGGTCCCATGGAACCACCAAAGGTGCCACTATTAACACCAACTCAGGAGTCTGGAGTGCACCAAACTCCACGCACGCCTCTTGCAGGACAGCCTGCTGGCTCGGTCACCTTCATCCCTGCACAGTGTTCCCGCCTGATCCCTGTCCTCATACCTCAGCAGCAGGGGAATGCGCCCTACGCTGTGTATTTGCACTCTTCTACCCTCAGGTCAAATCCTCTGTCCAGGCCTCAGCCAACTAGCCTCGCAGTGCGCTCGATGACATTTGAGGACAAGACTGGACAGAGTCCAAACGCCAGGTCTGCATCTAAGAGCCTATCGATCTCCAGGGAGTCTGACATCAGTCCTTTGAAGCTTAAACGCCAACATTCAGATTCCACCTCGGAGAGCAGTCCTTCTAAAACCAAGAAGTCCGAGCCCAACTTCAAG GACAGCTGTCCAAAACTCTCTGAGATCCTGCAAGCCCGTCTAAAGACGCGCTGTGGCAGCCGACCCTCACCCCGTGCTCTCCACCTGGACCCGGAGTTTATTAACACCCCCGGGAGCGCTGCAGGCAATCAGACACTGGAGCACAGCTTGGAGAACCTCCTGGATAGAGACGACAAGTCAGCAAACTCTGACAGCGAGGCTGATTTCACACCGGTCCAGGCAGTGCCCCTCACACCTGGACAAATCCACTCCGAG ACTTTAGTACCAGCCGGATACTTGATCCCAATTTCACAGCAGTCTCTCATCAGCTACAAGGAATTACaaagttctggagaagaaaGCAACAAGGCCTCATCTTCTTACAACATCTACCAAACCCCAACTGCAG GCTCCACACCGGCTGCAGCCCTGGAGGTGACACCCACCAATCTTTGTATGAACAAACCCTCAGCTGCTGCCTCCATCTCCTCTCCGCACGCCTCCCAGCAGCCTCATCGACTTAACAGTCTGAGTCCCGCAATCCTGAATTTCACTCTGCAGAATCTGGGCCTGATCTCCAGCCCAGGGAACACTTTTACATCCTCACAGACTCCAGAACGCTCCGGTGTCCTGCTGAGCCCGTTGAGTCTGCAGCAGAGAAGCACGGTTTTTATCA TCTGTTCTCCTGTGCCTGTCCAGCAGGGGCTGCCTGGACAACCACTCACACTAATCAGTGTGCAACAG CCTCTGATGACTACCCCAAAAGGGACGGGACTCCCTCAGCACAGCTTCTTCCACACACCGGTCCCACTCTCGCCCCTGGCTGCCGTGGTAACCACCAACGGGCAGTCGGCCGCCAAAACTGTTTACATCCCTCAGAGGAAGCTGGACGTCTCTGCCGAGGACTCCTGA